The Polyodon spathula isolate WHYD16114869_AA chromosome 3, ASM1765450v1, whole genome shotgun sequence genome has a segment encoding these proteins:
- the LOC121308491 gene encoding transmembrane protein 74-like, translated as MASMELLLIDKENRQPDPPINTDWGFKALHIHKSSSAPGKTVSSEQQSNSAETATVSEGQCHSGPGTTPTRGGQYSKHCCQGLGKEITMCCDKELETSFTYIDENINLQRASPQLSAESLYGKSDHSSSNAIHQEGLQDLFLMSDDETSLEASGKSVDYGFISAITFLVTGMFLVIISYAIPRDVNVNPDTVSAREMEKLENESARIGAHLDKCVIAGLCLLTLGGVVLSTLLMVSMWKGEMYRRKAFAYSKESAKLYGSINFRMGSSPNGATSQVSIVEEDIVSLD; from the coding sequence atggcTTCTATGGAGCTTCTGTTGATAGATAAAGAAAACAGGCAACCCGATCCTCCAATCAACACTGACTGGGGTTTTAAAGCTCTGCATATTCATAAGTCAAGCAGTGCACCTGGGAAGACAGTTTCTAGCGAGCAGCAGTCTAACTCAGCTGAAACGGCAACTGTCAGTGAAGGACAGTGTCATTCAGGACCAGGGACAACTCCCACTAGAGGGGGCCAGTATTCCAAGCACTGCTGTCAAGGACTTGGAAAGGAGATAACGATGTGTTGCGACAAGGAATTAGAGACATCATTCACTTACATTGATGAAAACATCAACCTCCAGCGTGCCAGCCCTCAATTGTCTGCAGAAAGCCTGTATGGGAAATCAGATCACAGCTCTTCCAATGCAATTCACCAAGAAGGTCTTCAGGACCTCTTTCTAATGTCTGATGATGAAACTTCCTTAGAGGCTTCAGGAAAATCAGTTGACTATGGTTTTATTAGTGCAATTACATTTCTTGTTACGGGGATGTTCTTAGTTATTATTTCCTATGCAATACCACGAGATGTCAATGTAAACCCAGACACTGTCTCAGCAAGAGAGATGGAGAAGCTAGAGAATGAAAGTGCAAGGATTGGAGCCCACTTAGACAAGTGTGTTATTGCCGGACTTTGTTTGCTCACCTTGGGGGGAGTTGTGCTCTCCACCTTGCTCATGGTATCCATGTGGAAGGGAGAGATGTACAGAAGGAAAGCATTTGCATATTCCAAAGAATCTGCAAAACTGTATGGCTCTATCAATTTTAGAATGGGATCAAGTCCCAATGGCGCTACCTCACAGGTATCTATAGTTGAAGAAGATATAGTATCCTTAGACTAa